TGTATTTTACGTACCACCGATTTTCAAAACTCATATCTCTTTTATGTTGATAGATTTACAGTTGTAAGCTGTTTGAAAATATTCGATTCGGATGGAACATCATAACAGAAAAGTTTGATCACTATAAAGTTACATGCTTGGATTTAACACACTGTTAATATGATTTCAGTACAATTTTCAAGATCATTCACTCCATTTCTAACCTGACTCGATAGTATAGTGACGGAACTAAGACGCGACATCCGGACACCCGGAGCCATTTTGATGGGACTCGGATCCATTGTGGGAACCGGGATCTTTGTAAGTATTGCCATCGCTACACAAATCTCCGGTAACGGTGTAGTCATCGCCATTATCATTGCAGCGGCTCTTGCAACTTTTAACGGTTTAAGCAGCGCTCAGCTTGCTGCTGCTCATCCCGTAAGCGGTGGCACTTATGAGTACGGAAATCGATTTCTGGGAAGCTACTTTGGATTTACAGCCGGGTGGATGTTTCTGATTGCCAAATCTGCATCTGCCGCAACCGCCGTTTTAGGATGCGCCAGCTACCTCTTCTATCTGTTCGAAATTGAAGTTTCCAATTCTACTTTGGTAATATCCGGGATTGTCATTCTTTTCATTATGACCCTTTTGGTTTCGGGTGGTATTAGCCGAAGCAACGCTGCTAATAAAGTCATTGTCACGATCACACTTTTGGGCCTCGCTGCACTTGTGATTGCAGGTTTTTTTGTAAAGGGAGTCCCAACCGATCCCATTTTCAATATGTTTGATGGCAGTGACATATCATCCGTGCTTTATGCTTCAGCACTGATGTTTGTAGCCTACACTGGGTACGGACGAATTGCCACACTGGGTGAAGAAGTTGCCGAACCTCGAAAAACCATTCCAAAATCGATCATTCTGGCGATGGTTGTCATTGTCATATTGTATCTCACAGTGACCCTTACGAGCTTGAATATTATGGGAGCAGAAGCATTTGGAAACACCGTTGAAGGAGAAGCTGCTCCCCTCATGAAAGTTGCTCAGACTCTTTCACTACCCTACATCGGACCGGTTATCAGTTTTGCAGCAATCACGGCGATGCTGGGTGTGCTTTTAAATTTACTGCTCGGGCTGTCGAGGGTAATGTTAAGCATGGGGCGACGAAAAGATATTCCGGGTATTTTAGCCCATATCAATCCAAAATCCCAAAGCCCTGTACCGGCTGTTTTGGCAACCGGTGTAGTCATCGGCCTGCTCATTCTCAGCGGTGATGTGGTATTTACATGGTCATTCAGTGCTTTTACCGTTTTAATTTACTACTCAATCACCAATCTTTCAGCTCTTATGATGCCGGACGATCTTCGGCTCTATCCCAAATGGATTCCGGTCATGGGCCTGTTTGGATGCCTTTTTCTCGCCTTTTGGATTGATATCATGATCATTCTCCTGGGAATCGGAATGATCCTGATCGGTTTGATCTGGCATAGAATTGCAAAATCTGTTGTGGGGTGATGGTGGTCAAAAAAGGTTTGTGAAGACCACCTCAAAATTGCTTATCACTCACAAAACACGCACTCTGTTCGGCGTTGAAATATGGGCCGATTCGTTCTCTACCTATATGCTGTCCTTACAGGACAGAATTTCTACCGATCTTTTAAAAGCAAAGCCGGATTTCATACATATTTCTATGCTATCACTTCTTGACAAAATATATCTTCAACATCCCATCGGGATGTAACATGGGTAGAATTTATTGTATCTAAGATTCAAACCGCCGAACAGAGAGCGTTGATAATTATTCGTTCAAATATGAGGCGATTTTGCGCTGGTTTATTTGATTAAAAAAATTTGAATCGAACTTTCCTGATTTTTTTGTGAATGGATATTAAATAAAACGCCTCAATTCTATTCAGAACTCACAATCCAAACTCTCTGTTCGGCGAAGAAATGAGGTATCATTGGGATATATCTACCCACATGTTGTCCCTACAGGACAATATTTTCAATTAGAACCAAAAAATTCCTTTCACTATTAAATCAACTCGAAATAATCGTCTTTAGGGAGTCACTCATTCATTTACGTCATTTGATAGATAAAAGATCAAAGCTCTAAAAGAGCGATCAGATCTTAGCCCCGTGCAAAGCCCGGGTTTTCGAGTGCAACAAACTCCCCGCCGAATAGAGGGCGTTGTTCGAAGATCAAATCAGTAATGAGGCGGAATTAAAAAAATTAAAAAAACATAGCCCCAATCATTAATTGGAATCACATCAAAAATGAGACATAACCACGCCCAAGGTTTTAACTCTCGATTTATTATCTTCATCAAAAATTGGATTGAATAAAACTACCATCACATGAAAGTCACATCATACGCAAAAGGAAACTGGATCGAAAAAGGAAAAGAGACCGACCTGATCAGCGCTGTAAACGGAAAAAAAGTCGCAACTCTGATTGAAGGCAACCTCGACTACAAAGGAATGTGCGAATATGCACGAACCGTGGGTGGACCAAAACTCCGGGAGATGACGATCCACCAGCGTGCGTTTAAGATCAAATTCCTTGGCCAATACCTGATGAAACACAAGGAGGAGTTTTACGAACTCTCTACACACACCGGTGCTACCCGCCGCGACTCCTGGATCGATATTGAAGGTGGAATCGGATCAATCTTTACGCTTTCCAGTAAGGCTCGGATAGAACTTTCGGATCTACCTTTCCACGTAGAGGGTGGTGTTGAAAGACTATCAAGAGGCGGAACATTCATTGGTCAGCACATTTGCGTACCCAAGCACGGTGTGGCTGTTCATATCAACGCGTTTAACTTCCCGGTTTGGGGAATGCTTGAAAAATTTGCCCCTGCATTCATTGCCGGTGTTCCATCCATTATCAAACCGTCACCGATGGGTTCATTTTTGGCTCATGCCGTTTTCAAAAAGATGATCGAATCCGGACTGCTGCCGGAAGGTTCTGTTCAATTTATCGCTGCGGATATTCCGGGCGACCTGCTCGATCATCTGAAGAGTCAAGATTCCGTTTCATTTACCGGATCTGCATTTACCGGCCGTAAACTGAAGGCTCATCCGAATATCATACAAAACAGCATTCCGTTTAATCTTGAGGCAGATTCCCTCAACTGCTCCATCCTGGGACCTGATGTGACTCCCGATATGGAAGAATTTGGGCTCTTTGTGAAAGAGGTGGCCAACGAGATGACGGTAAAAACCGGACAGAAATGTACAGCTATCCGCAGAACCATTATTCCAAAAGATTTGGTGGATGATGTTGCTGAAGCGCTCAAAATCAGACTTCAAAAAACCACCATCGGTGACCCGGCTTCCGAGGATACCCGAATGGGCCCGCTAGCCAGCTCGGAACAAGCAACAAGATTTGGTGAACAGCTTCAAAAATTGATAGATGTCACAGATACCATCTATACCACAGGAGGTGACGAAAAAGATGCTTTTACCTCGCCAAAAGTTCTGCTTTGCAAAACGCCGGTTACTGTGGATGAAGTGCATACCATTGAGGCATTCGGTCCGGTCACAACACTCCTGCCCTACGAAAATATTGATGAGGCAATTACAATTGCCAATAAAGCGGACGGATCGCTGGTCGGTTCTCTTTTTACCAACGATGATGATGTAGCGCGCGTTATTACGCTCGGCTGCGCACCTTACCACGGTCGATTTATGATTATCAACCGGCACTCTGCCAAAGAGTCGACCGGACACGGTTCTCCGATGCCTCATATGGTTCACGGCGGACCCGGTCATGCCGGAGGCGGTGAAGAGCTTGGCGGTGCCCGGGCAGTACTGCACAATATGCAGAGAGTTGCACTTCAGGGATCACCCA
This is a stretch of genomic DNA from Rhodohalobacter barkolensis. It encodes these proteins:
- a CDS encoding APC family permease; the encoded protein is MTELRRDIRTPGAILMGLGSIVGTGIFVSIAIATQISGNGVVIAIIIAAALATFNGLSSAQLAAAHPVSGGTYEYGNRFLGSYFGFTAGWMFLIAKSASAATAVLGCASYLFYLFEIEVSNSTLVISGIVILFIMTLLVSGGISRSNAANKVIVTITLLGLAALVIAGFFVKGVPTDPIFNMFDGSDISSVLYASALMFVAYTGYGRIATLGEEVAEPRKTIPKSIILAMVVIVILYLTVTLTSLNIMGAEAFGNTVEGEAAPLMKVAQTLSLPYIGPVISFAAITAMLGVLLNLLLGLSRVMLSMGRRKDIPGILAHINPKSQSPVPAVLATGVVIGLLILSGDVVFTWSFSAFTVLIYYSITNLSALMMPDDLRLYPKWIPVMGLFGCLFLAFWIDIMIILLGIGMILIGLIWHRIAKSVVG
- the paaZ gene encoding phenylacetic acid degradation bifunctional protein PaaZ, whose amino-acid sequence is MKVTSYAKGNWIEKGKETDLISAVNGKKVATLIEGNLDYKGMCEYARTVGGPKLREMTIHQRAFKIKFLGQYLMKHKEEFYELSTHTGATRRDSWIDIEGGIGSIFTLSSKARIELSDLPFHVEGGVERLSRGGTFIGQHICVPKHGVAVHINAFNFPVWGMLEKFAPAFIAGVPSIIKPSPMGSFLAHAVFKKMIESGLLPEGSVQFIAADIPGDLLDHLKSQDSVSFTGSAFTGRKLKAHPNIIQNSIPFNLEADSLNCSILGPDVTPDMEEFGLFVKEVANEMTVKTGQKCTAIRRTIIPKDLVDDVAEALKIRLQKTTIGDPASEDTRMGPLASSEQATRFGEQLQKLIDVTDTIYTTGGDEKDAFTSPKVLLCKTPVTVDEVHTIEAFGPVTTLLPYENIDEAITIANKADGSLVGSLFTNDDDVARVITLGCAPYHGRFMIINRHSAKESTGHGSPMPHMVHGGPGHAGGGEELGGARAVLHNMQRVALQGSPTTIMNIVQQYVKGAETKESEVHPFKKYFEDLTVGEALTTHRRTVTEADIVNFGGLSGDHFYAHFDDVAAKDSLFGKRVAHGYFVLSAAAGMFVHPAPGPVMLNYGLEDLRFVAPVYPGDTIQAKLIVKKKTVRQKRETDKEPYGMVWFDVQVTNQNEELVAEYTILTLVKRQNRLDMDLD